The Patescibacteria group bacterium DNA segment GCTATCAAGCAAATTCATTTTCCTGACAGTAAAACAAAATTAGATCAAGCGCAAAAAAGACTGAAATTTGATGAATTTTTTCTTATTCAACTAAAAAATCAGTTGGCGCGGCAAAAACTAAATAACAGCAAAGCGACTAGCGTTCCTTTTGCTTCTGAGGTGATAAAAAAATGGGTAACAAAATTGCCGTTTAAATTGACCGATGCGCAGCGTCGGTCGGCTTGGGAAATACTCCAGGATTTGTCACGCGATCGACCAATGAATCGATTGCTCGAGGGAGATGTTGGTAGTGGTAAAACGGTGGTAGCGGCAATGGCGATGCTGGACGTAGTTCAAAATAATTTGCAAGTGGCGTTAATGGCACCAACAGAAATTTTGGCTAAACAGCACTATCACACTATTACCAAATTGTTCAGCGATTTTGATTTTAAAATCGGTTTAATGACTAGAACTCAAGGGGAGATTTTTGGTGATGGCAGGCAGGATAAAAAAGATTTAATTAAAAAAATAAAATCTGGAAAAATAAAGGTGGTGATTGGTACTCACGCTCTGATTCAAGAAAAAGTTTATTTTTATAATCTCGCTTTGGCAATAGTTGATGAGCAACACAGATTTGGCGTTCAGCAACGTAAAGCATTACAGCAAAAATCTGGTCATCCGGAAGTATTACCTCATTTTCTGTCAATGACAGCGACACCGATTCCTCGATCATTAGCGCTGACAATATATGGTGATCTGGATATATCGATTATTGATCAGATGCCAGCGGGTAGAAAAAAGGTGATTACAAAAATTGTTCAGTCGGCGCAGCGGGATAAAGCCTATAGATTCATCCGCCAAGAAATAGTTCGCGGACGGCAAGTGTTTGTCATTTGTCCCTTGATTGATCCATCGGACAAACTAGGTTTTAAATCAGTCAGGGAAGAAGCGGTGCGGTTAGATAAAAAGATTTTTCCCGAGTTTAAAATAGCCGTTCTTCACGGCAGATTAAAGTCGGAAGAAAAAGAAATGATTATGCGAGATTTTTCTGCGGGCAAGATCAATATTTTAGTTTCGACTTCCGTGGTGGAGGTGGGCGTTGACGTGCCAAATGCTACGGTAATGATGATCGAAGGTGCTGATCGTTTCGGCTTGGCGCAGCTACACCAATTTCGCGGAAGAGTGGGTAGGGGGCAAGACCAATCTTATTGTTTTTTATTTAGTCAAACAGAAAACGATTTTAGCAAAGAGCGTCTAGCAGCTCTTGTGTCTAGTTCTGACGGTTTTAAATTAGCCGAGCAAGATTTGCGTTTTCGTGGTCCGGGAGAAACGCTTGGTACGGTACAAAGCGGAATGCCGGATTTGCATTTGGCGAATTTGTTTGATTTTGCGATTATCAAACAAGCTAGAGAATGGTCTGAAAGAATAATAGCCTGGGATCCTGATTTGCAAAAAAACCCTAATTTAAAACAAAAAATAGGGGATTTGGAGGATATTCATTTGGAATAAATCAAAGAGCTGCTTGGTAGCGCCAGGGTTTTTTGGCGTAACATCCGGCATAGTCTACTCCTATCCGAGGGAGTTTTTTTATTTTTTTTACTTTTATATTACTGTCTTTGATCCAGAGATATGGTACCGCAAGAGATTTTTTATTAAGATTTTTGTCGATGTAAAAGTATTTGCAAAGCTTGCCGGGACCATTGGTGATTTTATAGTCGAGAGGTTTAAGATTTTTAAAGTTGATAGAACTGCTGATGACTTTTATCGGCTTAAAGGCTTGGATGGAACGAATTAGTACCGCTGCCGGGTAGTTGTTTTTTTCAGTAACGATATTTAGACAATAATACATGCCGTAGATCAAATAAATATAGATATGTCCGGGTGGACCAAACATTATTTCGGTTCGCGGCGTTTTACCTCGAGAGGCGTGTGAGGCCAAATCGTTTGGACCACAGTAAGCTTCGGTTTCGGTAATTATGCCAATATAATATTTGTCGTTATATTCTCTGATTAAAAATTTGCCCAAGAGTTCTTGAGCAACTTTTTTTGTATCACGATTAAAAAAAGATTTTGTTATGTTTTTTTTCATTTCGCATTATTTACAGGCAGTACCAGTTGCGCCACCGGCGGAATTCCAGCGAGCGGTGCCATATTCGAAATGCCACCATTCCGCACAATATCTTACCCAACCCGCTTCATGCATTATGTCTTCCAATATCTTTTTTTCCGCGGAATTTGGCGGGCGTGTACATTTTTCTTCGCAATAACATTCGTTGCCTTTGCATAAATTAACATCTACTGCTCCGCCAGTAACATGAGGGGCGTTACAGCTGGGTTTAGCGACTCTTTTTCTTGCCGCTTGTTCGTTGCCGTATTTTATTATGGCACGCTGAAAAAGTTTATTTTGATGTTCTACCGTTCTTACGGCTGAAACAATATTAAGTCGATAGCCTTTAGCGGCGGCGTTGTTACTCGCAGCTGTAAGATAGGGGATGACTTGTGTTAACAGTCTATTATCCCCAGATGTGGCGGAAAGATTGCTATTAGTTGGTATGGCGGTTAGTTGAGAACTTTGGGCGCAGCCGGCGGCAAAAACTCCCGCTGGTGCATTGGCTGGAGGTGGGGCATTGGGATCAACTGGATTATCTGGATTCTGTTCGGGAAAATATTGATTAGCAACCTCGTCACCGACTTCATCCATTTCGAGATTTACCGGTTCCACGTACGGCACTTTGATCGGTCGTAAATACACCAG contains these protein-coding regions:
- the recG gene encoding ATP-dependent DNA helicase RecG; this translates as MIADLRSPVSLFNQIAAKLSSKLKKLGIETIEDLLFYYPFRYDDFSQILDIKDLTAGTIATIRGKVQLIENQRSWRRRVLITECIVNDITGSVKVIWFGQPYVAKILKSGDEVFISGRVDYNKGLFFSSPSYEKVTQTKEEFGTTHTARLVPVYNLTKGITSKQLRYLIKMVLSNVSAIREYLPGQIIRGLKFPGLAEAIKQIHFPDSKTKLDQAQKRLKFDEFFLIQLKNQLARQKLNNSKATSVPFASEVIKKWVTKLPFKLTDAQRRSAWEILQDLSRDRPMNRLLEGDVGSGKTVVAAMAMLDVVQNNLQVALMAPTEILAKQHYHTITKLFSDFDFKIGLMTRTQGEIFGDGRQDKKDLIKKIKSGKIKVVIGTHALIQEKVYFYNLALAIVDEQHRFGVQQRKALQQKSGHPEVLPHFLSMTATPIPRSLALTIYGDLDISIIDQMPAGRKKVITKIVQSAQRDKAYRFIRQEIVRGRQVFVICPLIDPSDKLGFKSVREEAVRLDKKIFPEFKIAVLHGRLKSEEKEMIMRDFSAGKINILVSTSVVEVGVDVPNATVMMIEGADRFGLAQLHQFRGRVGRGQDQSYCFLFSQTENDFSKERLAALVSSSDGFKLAEQDLRFRGPGETLGTVQSGMPDLHLANLFDFAIIKQAREWSERIIAWDPDLQKNPNLKQKIGDLEDIHLE
- a CDS encoding DNA-3-methyladenine glycosylase, translating into MKKNITKSFFNRDTKKVAQELLGKFLIREYNDKYYIGIITETEAYCGPNDLASHASRGKTPRTEIMFGPPGHIYIYLIYGMYYCLNIVTEKNNYPAAVLIRSIQAFKPIKVISSSINFKNLKPLDYKITNGPGKLCKYFYIDKNLNKKSLAVPYLWIKDSNIKVKKIKKLPRIGVDYAGCYAKKPWRYQAAL
- a CDS encoding D-alanyl-D-alanine carboxypeptidase family protein produces the protein MKKNILFKIILLILILIIFYPAISLAADPTNSCCACPKDPNKPTGELELKAPDESGICPATNCKLHSKPCGDETLKKEIEEYNNKINSQSTNETKSLITPSLPTIGNIVTLDQEVEIQGETKGSRYYYIPWIAQMVGGLYKFGVGAAAVLAVVMIVIGGFIWMTSGGDSGRITAAKGYIIGSIVGLILALGSYSILYLVNPELVYLRPIKVPYVEPVNLEMDEVGDEVANQYFPEQNPDNPVDPNAPPPANAPAGVFAAGCAQSSQLTAIPTNSNLSATSGDNRLLTQVIPYLTAASNNAAAKGYRLNIVSAVRTVEHQNKLFQRAIIKYGNEQAARKRVAKPSCNAPHVTGGAVDVNLCKGNECYCEEKCTRPPNSAEKKILEDIMHEAGWVRYCAEWWHFEYGTARWNSAGGATGTACK